From one Emticicia oligotrophica DSM 17448 genomic stretch:
- a CDS encoding SMI1/KNR4 family protein: protein MKQLEIILSLNTKERFSSIETLYSINIPNGLKQFIVLYEGKQTIQKVYRRESGIFDSINQFLYLDNENKASIKKIYEGHLFYDIVGFIPFGIDSGGWDYNYSINPDTFGQVWLNKFDSGDEDTLEFVCSSFEKFIDGLITEEEAIKLGY, encoded by the coding sequence ATGAAGCAATTAGAAATTATTTTATCCCTAAATACTAAAGAAAGGTTTAGTTCAATTGAAACTTTATATTCGATAAATATTCCGAATGGATTGAAACAATTTATAGTTCTGTACGAGGGAAAACAAACTATTCAAAAAGTTTATAGACGAGAATCAGGTATTTTTGACAGCATTAATCAATTCCTGTATTTGGATAATGAAAATAAAGCATCAATAAAAAAAATATATGAAGGTCATTTGTTTTATGATATTGTTGGTTTTATTCCATTCGGCATAGACTCAGGTGGTTGGGATTATAATTACTCAATTAATCCCGACACATTTGGTCAAGTCTGGTTAAATAAGTTTGATAGCGGAGATGAAGATACATTAGAATTTGTTTGCAGTTCTTTTGAAAAATTTATTGATGGTTTAATTACAGAAGAAGAAGCTATAAAGTTAGGATACTGA
- a CDS encoding IS1 family transposase produces the protein MASLEHSCYRLGDEPIRCPKCSGSTLKNGKILGKQQYKCKECNKRFQLKYTYKACEPNTSPNIVALIKEGCGIRSIARLLSISASTVLGRIRKIAAIIEHPAIVKGKEFEVDELRTYIKKKDKPIWIVLALERSTKKIVTFNIGSRTNKTLNTVIKTIELAKPKKIFTDKLKNYRYLINNKIHSTKQYSTNHVERVNLDLRKNLKRLNRKTICFSKSITVLTAILKIYFWY, from the coding sequence ATGGCATCCTTAGAGCATTCGTGTTACAGATTGGGGGATGAGCCTATCAGATGTCCAAAATGTAGTGGTAGTACTTTGAAAAATGGCAAAATATTGGGTAAACAGCAGTACAAGTGTAAAGAATGTAACAAAAGATTTCAGTTAAAATATACCTACAAGGCTTGTGAGCCAAACACCAGCCCCAATATTGTTGCACTGATAAAAGAAGGCTGTGGTATTCGCTCAATAGCCAGGCTTTTAAGCATTTCAGCAAGCACTGTTTTGGGGCGTATTCGCAAAATTGCGGCAATAATCGAGCATCCAGCCATCGTAAAAGGAAAAGAATTTGAAGTCGATGAACTCAGAACCTATATCAAAAAGAAAGATAAACCTATTTGGATTGTATTGGCATTGGAGCGAAGCACCAAAAAGATAGTGACTTTTAATATCGGTAGCCGTACTAATAAAACCTTAAATACAGTCATAAAAACCATAGAACTGGCTAAACCAAAGAAAATTTTCACTGATAAACTCAAAAATTATCGGTATTTGATAAACAACAAAATCCATAGTACGAAGCAATATAGTACAAATCATGTTGAGCGTGTCAATTTAGATTTACGTAAGAATTTAAAAAGATTAAACCGAAAAACCATTTGTTTCAGCAAAAGTATCACCGTACTAACCGCAATTTTGAAAATATATTTTTGGTATTGA
- a CDS encoding fibronectin type III domain-containing protein, translated as MKVHSQRYFITSLRFLILFLSFKAWSQNYPVTCTPIVKPSYSLKWSEISTSTDMFKVHLLLKDLTKPSVDVYLKIRLSGVGIDIRTVDGFIPNQTLTLIPGQPRMLTTSDLAEYFNISNLVVDGVDISALYNGGRLPEGLYTWTVEAYEVDRNRQVSNTGMALMNVFKNYPPIINIPQDGAILPVTTPQNVLFSWTSRSTASLNAAQGKTYKLRIYPLSGDDDPNVVANSGIQPIEITTTNPYFNYGAGNIPLEKGKRYAVQVQERDANGADEYENEGKSQVVTFSYGKPCVAPEGMVINPIGKGRVQITCEATAEDAETYPITAWYKQEGTTVWNSLPLNNNNAVISGLKDKTEYEFKLSSACGDNTNTMTALSAGDLLPSGDASTDPVTFKIDDSEFDEEVEELDPAILDPYTIGVTLNADGTTRPVETLEGIFNKIIKPKCVTDADAYAECSPEHPKPRAITGTIELDALAIGDVLGIYDYAVLVTATNGSSPFSGKGLVRLPFLENTFMAVEFAGIKAKKGEAGTQGGCVYEVGDYFRTRPISQADLQNEQVRTIADIIKLTEPIVFHGDLEVAIKKYQEKGDEIAIKGTATPQEKQDLLTYTKGVEVAIGTWKEKFSEVFGSGKTDPKIAEILGDMTAILTQLNADKQTIEFGTSYPTIPALKAKVDVIIEKIKALQQENTPKPPKIQNVLATNIGYNDATLTWQGDPRFTKYVISYKTADGGELIETVTGNRLHLKNLLQKSKYGFTIEGYVGDKMVDKYGIGLFDTQKSSNPTPTNVRYSLQSDGTVLLEWDYPKEYGYTIDVTIKDKNGNEKHYFVRSNDTKVNIGKLISGDIYSYSIYVPKYDTSVNGIIDIKCGRFILTSSSNTIELGQSVTLTASGCPNDDVEWSDTPYINLRGKKYTAKPSGERTYTAYCKTLDCSKSVTISVTSTDCSDISFKINDPIYEYGSFWQANFTVSGCEGGNVYWDACEKCTPTYDYQNNNFEINGLGTTPITFYAKCVKNVNGVIKTCYDNYLLKSSKDCIFENLEITSTSKKIIKGTSLPLTIVGCSNGTIKWEHSGQSNRQLVVSPSEKTNYAVTCTPNESKCNTVRAVIKIDVIELDCNKFVISPFNEIFENTDPVTLKASECLGTLTWSNGSTGTSISVIPTTEAQKYSITCKIDETRQCSASSTVTFVPPNCNNFKVSSKQDSYNNVALSAIGCSGEVKWDKGLGNGATIEIKSLDATTTYTATCSTTKCAKAITVFIAPKAVQCPTFTISPYSVTADKYSNVTFTANNCTGTIKWDTGETTNTITVKAQTEKTYKATCEADGFTNIQCAVVKPSFILKPCTNDFKLSASDYYYTESDTKPITLSTSGNCSGTVSFSSGSNLVRPSSNSTYYAICDDGTNYCTSNAVAINVLTCNNIVNREGNFYYEIKDNFDKTKKIVTVHNCVGQVIWGGRLQSSYTFEVNIPAELTTYSLSCTRPQCSKSITLEGFCEDFTATIVDPSSVSAIGSSEKKTIFYNRLNQSRTIFTVGCPVENLTWKDMDGNIIYDGSIISDKDYIRAFCRINNSDCVRTINLMSPPSSANARTITQQTTATPIVDNSITYAAIIADESAAAECTTCNSCNIALNKGMSIFLKPLISDIITQTAVGKDANGNYTTASVKEFLEQLIKTLKTNPKLNTLVFPTDLTTLAQGFVNDKSIENLVQQLTISITGNVCTSEFNFNILPTYSTVANTLLPLAIPPLTLTATTTNASCDLNNGSVKLSATGGTPPYQYSKDGTTFQSSDTFEALVVGKYTFYVKDAKEEKGNTSVTIEEKAFEAPPQEIELTIIPLGNARTNNSANELLTNSRANITVNGLYIAPDGRAVRLPAGAVPIQLRFTGTWGLPPAGTLQGFKWNGSIYFAEIRGYINQSFVGYRKVPLCPEVYLKDIYETTSGETDAFYFKKFKDANGCGIQKISVKYTFNPTGDQSLIKISPDIAGDIAEKAYYTDQNACNPTNYVNKDGFKNNNTSLSADKAENLNKLTNTLNSKLGELLKVTLVAVNSADIEKMKIEAQEKGLQTLEVFEFEGVYLFAFGGGEIGTCEKDYITRKMKDVQSSDSFKTLGKWDKIIASTSTYYYNWFFAILKCRVAKEKYYTCTKDATNKETCTLKAGASEAEAFVAGFVHSVIEDLDFVEMASGIITMAKAATTSIATEYLNYPKELYEVYQKAPSTWSGEDIYKIIPPVKPTKESVEFVSNAISFFYSYYITDANYWTSGELTAMVAPAVITGGLYLAKKLPQITSKLAGRLASKVAGLGENLNIVALFKAGKKIDYDDIGDIEQIVVKQADEQIENIYEKVDDKLVKICGSCLAQNTAVFGTNATLENLQPLATVQTLEKDGSIGTRNVWGKTSKKVAEITKIWFNGEVIKSTTEHEFIGKTGKVMASAIRKGTLLFSLALQSFVPVDSAFIVKEPTIVEGLMLDGVEAYGVGAMGIATAPSNGWCVKGLDLVGHMKFNDWVIKNKTTLKYGTKVGDDAAEAIADALTKKLDDLGVNKTKTIIETLEDSQGRMTFVIKTDGVTHDLVTIQKNIRGEHSIDTYSRAYNPNANTNIDVGVSSNRLVPDYTKDMAGNPSNRYLYPQNLLPQGKSPVVRIKMSGKRRGTDGDFHRANIEAGLTGLDAPTDYVWHHFDDFEVDVNGDVWCTMQLVRSDVHTGISGMAHSGSVAQWKSYFIDSSNAPNNLWYNQ; from the coding sequence ATGAAGGTACACTCCCAAAGGTATTTCATTACATCGCTAAGGTTCTTAATACTTTTCCTTTCATTCAAGGCTTGGAGCCAAAATTATCCCGTTACTTGTACGCCCATTGTCAAGCCGAGCTACTCTTTAAAATGGTCGGAGATTAGTACCAGTACCGATATGTTCAAGGTGCATTTATTGCTCAAAGACCTCACTAAACCGTCGGTGGATGTGTATCTAAAAATCCGTTTGTCGGGCGTTGGGATTGATATTCGTACCGTAGATGGCTTTATTCCAAATCAGACCTTGACACTAATCCCTGGACAACCAAGAATGCTGACCACCAGTGATTTAGCCGAGTATTTCAATATCTCGAATTTAGTTGTGGATGGCGTGGATATTAGTGCTTTGTATAATGGTGGACGTTTGCCTGAAGGACTCTACACTTGGACAGTAGAAGCCTACGAAGTTGACCGAAACAGACAAGTATCTAATACGGGTATGGCCTTGATGAATGTATTCAAAAACTATCCGCCTATCATCAATATTCCGCAGGATGGAGCGATTCTGCCCGTTACAACTCCTCAAAATGTTTTGTTTTCTTGGACGAGCCGCAGCACGGCATCGTTGAATGCCGCCCAAGGAAAAACCTATAAACTTAGAATCTACCCCCTCAGCGGCGATGATGACCCCAATGTAGTTGCCAATAGCGGAATTCAGCCAATTGAAATTACCACTACCAATCCTTATTTTAATTATGGAGCAGGGAATATTCCGCTGGAGAAAGGAAAACGCTATGCCGTACAGGTGCAAGAAAGAGATGCCAATGGAGCCGATGAGTACGAAAATGAGGGAAAAAGTCAAGTGGTTACTTTTAGCTACGGCAAGCCCTGCGTAGCCCCCGAAGGTATGGTAATTAACCCAATCGGTAAAGGAAGAGTGCAAATCACTTGTGAAGCCACTGCCGAAGATGCCGAGACTTATCCTATTACGGCTTGGTATAAGCAGGAAGGCACAACGGTTTGGAACTCATTGCCTTTGAATAATAACAATGCAGTTATTAGTGGATTAAAAGATAAAACAGAATATGAGTTTAAACTCAGTTCGGCTTGTGGAGATAATACCAACACCATGACCGCCCTCAGTGCAGGAGATTTGCTTCCTTCGGGTGATGCCAGTACTGACCCTGTCACATTTAAAATTGATGATTCAGAGTTTGATGAAGAAGTGGAAGAACTTGACCCAGCCATTCTTGACCCTTACACCATTGGCGTAACACTCAACGCCGACGGTACGACAAGACCAGTGGAGACTTTAGAGGGCATTTTCAACAAAATCATTAAACCCAAATGTGTGACGGATGCCGATGCTTATGCTGAATGTAGCCCCGAACACCCAAAGCCTCGTGCTATTACAGGTACAATTGAATTAGATGCTCTTGCGATAGGCGATGTACTGGGTATTTACGACTATGCTGTTTTAGTAACTGCAACCAATGGAAGTAGTCCCTTTTCTGGCAAGGGGCTTGTCCGATTACCCTTCCTTGAAAATACTTTCATGGCGGTGGAGTTTGCTGGAATCAAGGCAAAAAAAGGTGAAGCAGGTACACAAGGCGGCTGTGTCTATGAGGTGGGGGATTATTTCCGCACTCGCCCAATCAGCCAAGCTGACTTACAAAATGAGCAAGTCAGAACCATTGCCGATATTATCAAACTCACCGAACCTATCGTTTTTCATGGTGATTTAGAGGTGGCCATAAAAAAATACCAAGAAAAGGGTGACGAAATAGCAATTAAAGGAACGGCTACGCCACAAGAAAAACAAGATTTATTGACTTATACCAAAGGTGTAGAAGTAGCCATTGGTACTTGGAAAGAGAAGTTTTCGGAGGTATTTGGTTCGGGCAAAACTGACCCAAAAATAGCCGAAATTCTGGGCGATATGACCGCCATCTTGACCCAACTCAATGCCGACAAACAAACCATTGAGTTTGGAACAAGTTACCCGACTATTCCTGCATTAAAGGCTAAAGTAGATGTCATTATTGAGAAAATCAAGGCGTTACAGCAAGAAAATACCCCTAAACCACCAAAAATACAAAATGTATTGGCCACCAATATTGGCTATAACGATGCCACTCTCACTTGGCAAGGCGACCCTCGTTTTACGAAATATGTAATTAGTTACAAAACCGCTGATGGTGGGGAATTGATAGAAACCGTTACTGGGAATCGTTTACATCTCAAAAATCTACTCCAGAAAAGTAAATATGGTTTCACAATTGAGGGCTATGTGGGTGATAAAATGGTAGATAAATATGGGATAGGATTATTTGATACTCAAAAGTCTTCCAATCCTACTCCTACCAATGTAAGGTACAGCTTACAATCAGATGGCACTGTTTTACTTGAATGGGATTATCCAAAAGAATACGGTTATACAATAGATGTAACAATCAAAGATAAAAACGGTAATGAGAAGCATTATTTCGTAAGGTCAAATGATACCAAGGTTAATATCGGTAAACTAATATCAGGAGATATTTATTCGTACAGCATTTATGTCCCCAAATATGATACATCGGTAAATGGAATAATTGACATTAAATGTGGACGGTTTATTTTAACCTCTTCTTCTAATACAATAGAATTAGGCCAATCTGTCACCCTGACAGCCAGTGGTTGCCCAAATGATGATGTAGAGTGGTCGGATACACCATATATAAATTTACGCGGTAAAAAATATACAGCAAAACCAAGTGGAGAAAGGACATATACTGCCTATTGTAAAACATTAGATTGCTCTAAATCTGTCACTATTAGTGTAACAAGTACTGATTGCTCAGATATAAGCTTTAAAATCAATGACCCTATTTATGAATATGGTAGTTTCTGGCAAGCTAATTTTACTGTCAGTGGATGTGAAGGAGGAAATGTTTATTGGGATGCTTGCGAAAAGTGTACCCCAACTTATGACTACCAAAATAATAACTTTGAAATTAATGGTCTTGGAACAACCCCTATTACTTTTTATGCAAAATGCGTCAAGAATGTTAACGGGGTTATAAAAACTTGCTACGATAATTATTTATTAAAATCTTCGAAAGACTGCATATTTGAAAATTTAGAAATAACGTCCACTTCAAAAAAAATAATAAAAGGCACCAGTCTTCCTCTTACCATTGTAGGTTGTTCAAATGGCACAATTAAATGGGAGCATAGTGGACAAAGCAATAGACAGTTAGTCGTTAGCCCCTCTGAAAAAACGAATTATGCAGTTACTTGTACGCCAAACGAATCAAAATGTAATACTGTAAGAGCGGTAATCAAAATTGATGTGATTGAGCTCGATTGCAATAAATTTGTAATTAGTCCATTCAACGAAATCTTTGAAAACACCGACCCTGTTACATTAAAAGCAAGCGAATGTTTAGGTACTTTAACTTGGTCGAATGGTAGTACTGGTACGAGCATATCTGTGATACCAACTACCGAAGCCCAAAAATATAGTATTACCTGTAAGATTGATGAAACCCGCCAATGTTCTGCATCTTCAACTGTAACTTTTGTTCCGCCTAATTGTAATAACTTTAAAGTTAGCAGCAAACAAGATAGCTACAATAATGTGGCTCTGAGTGCGATTGGATGTTCGGGAGAAGTAAAATGGGATAAAGGTTTAGGAAATGGGGCAACCATCGAAATAAAATCATTAGATGCTACCACAACCTATACAGCCACCTGCTCAACCACCAAATGTGCTAAGGCAATTACAGTATTCATTGCACCCAAGGCCGTACAATGTCCAACATTTACAATATCACCTTATTCTGTCACTGCTGATAAATACAGTAATGTAACATTTACCGCTAATAATTGCACAGGGACAATAAAGTGGGATACAGGAGAAACAACTAACACAATAACTGTTAAAGCACAAACAGAAAAAACATACAAAGCTACTTGCGAAGCAGATGGTTTTACAAACATTCAATGTGCTGTTGTGAAGCCTTCTTTTATTCTCAAACCGTGTACAAATGATTTTAAGCTTTCTGCTTCTGATTATTACTACACTGAATCAGATACAAAACCTATTACATTATCAACCAGTGGTAATTGCAGTGGTACAGTATCTTTTTCATCAGGGTCAAATCTTGTTAGACCATCATCAAACTCCACCTATTATGCCATTTGTGATGATGGTACTAATTACTGTACTTCAAATGCTGTTGCAATCAATGTTTTAACATGCAATAATATTGTTAATCGTGAAGGTAATTTCTATTATGAAATAAAAGATAATTTTGATAAAACAAAGAAAATTGTAACTGTACATAATTGTGTTGGTCAAGTTATATGGGGAGGACGCCTCCAAAGCTCTTATACGTTTGAAGTCAACATTCCTGCTGAACTAACTACCTATTCCTTGAGCTGCACCAGACCTCAATGTAGCAAAAGTATTACGTTAGAGGGCTTTTGTGAAGATTTTACTGCAACCATTGTTGACCCAAGTAGTGTATCGGCTATTGGTTCTTCAGAAAAAAAGACAATTTTTTATAATAGACTAAACCAATCTCGTACAATCTTTACGGTGGGCTGTCCTGTTGAAAATCTTACATGGAAAGATATGGATGGGAATATCATTTATGATGGTTCTATCATAAGCGACAAAGATTATATCAGGGCATTTTGTAGAATTAACAATAGCGATTGTGTAAGAACAATTAATCTTATGTCTCCGCCAAGTAGTGCAAATGCTCGTACTATTACCCAACAAACAACAGCCACTCCTATTGTAGATAATTCCATAACCTACGCTGCCATCATAGCCGACGAAAGTGCCGCCGCCGAATGTACCACTTGTAATTCATGCAATATCGCTCTCAATAAAGGAATGTCGATTTTCTTGAAACCATTGATAAGCGACATTATCACTCAAACCGCCGTAGGCAAAGATGCCAACGGAAATTATACGACCGCAAGTGTAAAAGAGTTTTTAGAACAACTAATAAAAACCTTAAAAACAAATCCAAAATTAAATACGCTTGTTTTCCCGACTGACCTTACTACATTGGCACAAGGCTTTGTGAATGATAAAAGTATTGAAAACTTGGTGCAACAACTCACAATTTCTATTACTGGAAATGTTTGTACAAGCGAATTTAATTTTAATATTTTGCCAACTTATAGCACTGTGGCAAACACACTACTTCCTTTAGCAATTCCGCCACTTACGCTTACCGCCACTACTACCAATGCCTCGTGTGATTTAAATAATGGTAGTGTAAAACTAAGTGCTACGGGTGGAACGCCACCTTATCAGTATAGTAAAGATGGCACAACCTTCCAAAGTTCAGATACTTTTGAAGCTTTGGTGGTTGGAAAATATACTTTCTATGTGAAGGATGCAAAAGAAGAGAAGGGGAATACTAGTGTAACCATTGAAGAAAAAGCTTTTGAAGCACCACCCCAAGAAATCGAACTCACTATCATTCCTTTGGGGAATGCAAGAACAAATAATTCGGCAAATGAACTTCTAACTAACTCAAGGGCAAATATTACTGTAAATGGTCTTTACATTGCCCCTGATGGTCGGGCAGTTAGATTACCCGCTGGAGCAGTGCCTATACAATTACGCTTTACTGGTACTTGGGGGCTTCCTCCTGCTGGTACACTACAAGGCTTTAAGTGGAACGGCAGCATCTATTTTGCCGAAATCAGAGGCTATATCAACCAATCATTTGTTGGCTACCGAAAAGTACCATTATGCCCCGAAGTCTATCTAAAAGATATTTATGAAACTACTTCGGGCGAAACCGATGCTTTCTATTTCAAGAAATTTAAGGATGCTAACGGCTGTGGTATTCAAAAAATTAGTGTAAAATATACTTTTAATCCAACGGGTGACCAATCGCTAATTAAAATTAGCCCCGACATTGCGGGCGATATAGCCGAAAAAGCCTATTATACCGACCAAAACGCTTGTAATCCTACCAACTATGTCAATAAAGATGGTTTTAAGAATAACAACACAAGCCTAAGTGCCGATAAGGCAGAAAACCTCAATAAACTCACCAACACTCTCAATAGCAAACTTGGTGAGCTGCTCAAGGTTACGTTGGTGGCTGTGAATAGTGCGGATATTGAAAAAATGAAAATTGAAGCACAAGAGAAAGGTTTGCAGACCTTAGAAGTCTTTGAATTTGAGGGAGTGTATTTATTTGCCTTTGGTGGCGGTGAAATTGGAACTTGCGAAAAAGACTACATCACCCGAAAGATGAAGGACGTACAAAGCTCTGATAGCTTCAAAACTCTTGGCAAGTGGGATAAAATAATTGCGAGTACATCAACCTATTATTACAATTGGTTCTTTGCGATTCTAAAATGCCGAGTTGCCAAAGAAAAGTACTATACTTGCACCAAAGATGCCACCAACAAAGAAACCTGCACACTGAAAGCGGGAGCATCCGAAGCTGAAGCATTTGTGGCAGGGTTTGTTCATTCGGTTATTGAGGATTTGGATTTTGTAGAGATGGCTTCAGGGATTATAACCATGGCAAAGGCTGCCACTACAAGCATAGCCACCGAGTATCTCAATTACCCTAAAGAGTTATACGAAGTATATCAGAAAGCCCCAAGTACTTGGAGCGGCGAAGATATTTATAAGATTATACCGCCCGTAAAACCAACCAAAGAAAGTGTAGAATTTGTATCAAACGCCATTTCGTTTTTCTATAGCTATTACATTACCGATGCCAACTACTGGACCAGTGGCGAGCTTACTGCAATGGTTGCCCCTGCCGTAATTACAGGAGGGCTTTATTTAGCAAAAAAACTGCCTCAAATTACGAGCAAATTAGCAGGCCGTTTGGCGAGTAAAGTAGCAGGTTTGGGCGAAAATTTAAATATTGTTGCTTTATTTAAAGCAGGCAAAAAAATAGACTATGATGATATTGGCGATATTGAGCAAATTGTAGTAAAGCAAGCCGATGAGCAGATTGAAAATATTTATGAAAAAGTAGATGACAAGTTGGTTAAAATATGTGGCTCATGCTTGGCACAAAATACCGCTGTTTTTGGTACTAATGCTACATTAGAAAACCTACAACCCCTCGCCACCGTACAAACGCTTGAAAAAGATGGTAGCATTGGCACACGCAACGTATGGGGTAAAACATCTAAAAAAGTAGCCGAAATAACCAAAATTTGGTTCAATGGGGAGGTCATAAAAAGTACAACCGAGCATGAGTTTATAGGCAAAACAGGCAAAGTAATGGCAAGTGCTATCAGAAAAGGCACTTTATTGTTTAGCTTAGCTTTACAAAGTTTTGTACCAGTAGATAGTGCCTTTATAGTAAAAGAACCTACCATAGTGGAGGGTTTAATGCTTGATGGTGTTGAGGCGTATGGTGTTGGAGCGATGGGCATTGCTACTGCACCGAGTAATGGTTGGTGTGTGAAGGGGCTTGATTTAGTAGGGCACATGAAGTTTAATGATTGGGTTATAAAAAATAAAACAACATTAAAGTATGGCACAAAAGTAGGAGATGATGCAGCAGAAGCAATAGCCGATGCCTTAACAAAAAAATTAGATGATTTAGGAGTAAATAAAACAAAAACTATCATCGAAACTTTGGAAGATTCGCAAGGTAGGATGACTTTTGTAATTAAAACAGATGGTGTTACTCATGATTTGGTAACTATTCAGAAGAATATAAGGGGTGAGCATTCTATTGATACTTATAGTAGAGCATATAACCCTAATGCGAATACTAATATTGATGTTGGAGTAAGTTCTAATCGATTGGTTCCTGATTATACAAAAGATATGGCAGGGAATCCAAGTAACCGATATTTATATCCACAAAATCTATTGCCACAAGGTAAATCGCCTGTTGTTAGAATAAAAATGTCGGGAAAAAGACGAGGTACAGATGGTGATTTTCACAGGGCAAATATTGAAGCTGGCTTAACAGGATTAGATGCTCCCACGGATTATGTATGGCATCATTTTGATGATTTTGAGGTTGATGTTAATGGAGATGTGTGGTGTACAATGCAATTGGTAAGGAGTGATGTTCATACAGGTATTTCGGGTATGGCACATAGTGGCTCGGTAGCTCAATGGAAATCATATTTCATAGATAGCTCAAATGCCCCCAATAATTTATGGTATAATCAATAA